The Diospyros lotus cultivar Yz01 chromosome 15, ASM1463336v1, whole genome shotgun sequence genome has a window encoding:
- the LOC127791701 gene encoding disease resistance protein At4g27190-like, whose translation MDSCVRTILSFVKEPVIRHGTYVIQYKNHVQLLEQENRWLGESKDRIQGMVDGATINGRVIETKVSSWLEKVQQMEEDIADFLHQQENGESFECFLGCMCPNLMWRHKRGKDADDKKSEYYTTFPSRASVFKEIMEALKDSGVDMIGVHGTGGAGKTTMTGELGRADELRKALLNGKRKILVILDDLWQMLDLKIIGILISGLADKGCKILLTSRREEVFKQMEVCLYFPIGYLKEQEAWKLFTKVTGGVGVDELLARNDEEEVEWRNALFQLKNFPLKYIEEIDPVGYTPLKWSYDFLKDEDAKSCFLLCCLFPKDAEISIDDLVKYSFALGFLRRVDTLKDERIKVQAMVNKLKRSCLLLNGKNENYVKMHDVIRDLAISVTEVKQEEHSSGQYCPENNSS comes from the exons ATGGATTCATGTGTGCGGACGATTCTCAGTTTTGTCAAAGAACCCGTGATTAGGCATGGGACTTATGTGATTCAATACAAGAACCACGTCCAGCTACTCGAACAAGAAAATAGGTGGCTCGGTGAAAGTAAGGACAGAATCCAGGGAATGGTGGACGGAGCCACAATCAATGGGAGAGTCATTGAAACTAAGGTCTCCAGTTGGCTAGAGAAAGTACAACAGATGGAAGAAGATATCGCCGACTTCCTGCATCAACAAGAAAACGGAGAATCTTTCGAGTGTTTTCTGGGCTGCATGTGTCCCAACTTAATGTGGCGTCACAAGAGGGGTAAGGATGCTGACGACAAAAAGTCGGAG TATTACACCACGTTCCCATCAAGAGCTTCAGTTTTTAAGGAAATCATGGAGGCTTTGAAGGATTCTGGGGTTGACATGATTGGGGTCCATGGGACTGGTGGTGCTGGGAAGACGACGATG ACAGGTGAGTTAGGGAGAGCAGATGAGCTACGAAAGGCATTGTTAAACGGGAAGAGAAAGATACTGGTAATATTGGATGACCTTTGGCAAATGCTAGACTTGAAAATAATTGGAATTCTTATTTCGGGCCTTGCCGACAAGGGTTGCAAAATTTTGCTAACGTCGCGTCGTGAAGAGGTCTTCAAACAGATGGAGGTTTGTTTATATTTTCCCATTGGGTACTTGAAGGAGCAAGAAGCATGGAAATTGTTTACGAAGGTGACAGGAGGTGTTGGAGTCGATGAATTGCTAGCAAGAAAT GACGAGGAAGAGGTTGAGTGGCGCAATGCACTTTTCCAATTAAAGAATTTCCCCCTAAAATACATTGAAGAAATTGATCCAGTGGGCTATACCCCCTTGAAGTGGAGCTATGATTTTCTAAAAGACGAGGATGCAAAGTCGTGTTTCTTGCTCTGCTGTTTGTTCCCTAAAGATGCTGAGATTTCTATTGATGACTTGGTTAAATATAGCTTTGCCTTGGGGTTCCTTAGAAGGGTGGATACGCTGAAAGATGAAAGAATTAAAGTACAAGCCATGGTTAATAAGCTTAAAAGGTCTTGCTTGTTACTGAATGGAAAAAACGAGAATTATGTCAAAATGCATGACGTTATTCGTGACCTTGCAATTTCTGTCACAGAGGTGAAGCAAGAAGAACATAGCAGTGGCCAATATTGTCCAGAGAACAACAGTTCATAG